Proteins encoded within one genomic window of uncultured Desulfobacter sp.:
- a CDS encoding Ig-like domain-containing protein, with translation MLVLIEKQKDNQIVEYPLDLLISLTAEPGAVYTIEDTETGEPPEDLVLKKKGETLEIEVDGETVAQVEAFFVPESDTLFSADGSFTPTDHMAVSGDVTEVSGDDSQVVWQADDGDGNALAWTGGLLALAGIGGAVAAAGGGGSSSGESETPSQTTYKLIVSAAAGPFTSDVRVEVYDKDGNLLEASAHNFGADSLKVTLTTGYTGPIFVKVIDANDTDGATPDFRNETGEAVDLSFDLRAMAMADGTGDVYVTVSPLTELAVRAADVDETSFTEASLAYNQYVAEAFGVDDIVGTSPVTTIKSDGTSNPDFNGSDGLSSGEQYGKVLAQLSGADDIDQALTTLSESLVVDEEQGAGFTQDGQILIEESAAEYEEKRDAYQESQGEDLPSFEPDNTPPTVTITDNTDGTATSDVTYTFTFNEAVTGFTADDIDVTGGSKGTFTAVSGTVYTLVVAPDADSTTNITVDVAADVATDAAGNYNSAADQSSQAVDTIAPTVTITDDTTGTATGDVIFTFTFSEAVTGFASDDVDVTGGTKGTFTAISDTVYTLVVTPNDDSTTDITVDVSTDVATDAAGNSNTPATQSVQAVDTTVPDTTAPTVAITDDTAGTATGDVTYTFTFSEAVTGFTADDVDVTGGSKGAFTAVSDSVYTLVVAPDAGSTTDITVDVAADVAVDGAGNSNTAATQSVQAVDTQAPTVAITDDTPGTATGDVTYTFTFSQAVTGFTVDDVGVTGGSKGTFTAVSGTVYTLVVAPDAGSTTDITVDVAADVAVDGAGNSNTAATQSVQAVDTTVPDTTAPTVSITDDTPGTATGDVTYTFTFSEPVTGFTADDVDVTGGSKGAFTAVSGTVYTLVVAPDAGSTTDITVDVAADVAVDGAGNSNTAATQSVQAVDTQAPTVAITDNTAGTATGDVTYTFTFSEAVTGFTADDVDVTGGSKGAFTAVSGTVYTLVVAPDAGSTTDITVDVAADVAVDAAGNSNTAATQSVQAVDTQAPTVAITDNTSGTATGDVTYTFTFSEAVTGFTADDVDVTGGSKGAFTAVSGTVYTLVVAPDAGSTTDITVDVAADVAVDAAGNSNTAATQSVQAVDTQAPTVAITDDTSGTATGDVTYTFTFSEAVTGFTADDVDVTGGSKGAFTAVSGTVYTLVVAPDAGSTTDITVDVAADVAVDGAGNSNTAATQSVQAVDTQAPTVAITDNTSGTATGDVTYTFTFSEAVTGFTADDVDVTGGSKGAFTAVSGTVYTLVVAPDAGSTTDITVDVAADVAVDGAGNSNTAATQSVQAVDTQVPTVAITDNTSGTATGDVTYTFTFSEAVTGFTADDVDVTGGSKGAFTAVSGTVYTLVVAPDAGSTTDITVDVAADVAVDGAGNSNTAATQSVQAVDTQVPTVAITDNTSGTATGDVTYTFTFSEAVTGFTADDVDVTGGSKGAFTAVSGTVYTLVVAPDAGSTTDITVDVAADVAVDAAGNNNTAATQSVQAVDTQVPTVAITDDTSGTATGDVTYTFTFSEAVTGFTADDVDVTGGSKGAFTAVSGTVYTLVVAPDAGSTTDITVDVAADVAVDAAGNSNTAATQSVQAVDTQAPTVAITDDTPGTATGDVTYTFTFSEAVTGFTADDVDVTGGSKGAFTAVSDSVYTLVVAPDAGSTTDITVDVAADVAVDAAGNSNTAATQSVQAVDTQVPTVAITDDTPGTATGDVTYTFTFSEAVTGFTADDVDVTGGSKDAFTAVSDSVYTLVVAPDAGSTTDITVDVAADVVVDGAGNSNTAATQSVQAVDTQAPTVAITDDTPGTATGDVTYTFTFSESVTGFTTDDVDVTGGSKGAFTAVSDSVYTLVVAPDASSTTDITVDVAADVAVDGAGNSNTAATQSVQAVDTTTTAFTGNYAVVTSAGIFADENNDHVKDGDETNELTGTELSTWLSDGDRTIVFNDAPDIPINLSGFTSGDKIGLTVDFYDAVFETTNVSPNSFRHITTNDSNTFYWSTSIYFMGVGISKETTKLYYGYGATLTLENYQSGTLAYGLTTYGWISSSAVQLV, from the coding sequence ATGCTTGTATTGATTGAAAAGCAAAAAGACAATCAAATCGTCGAGTATCCTTTGGATCTATTGATATCCCTCACAGCCGAACCCGGGGCGGTTTATACGATTGAGGACACGGAAACGGGGGAACCCCCTGAGGATCTGGTACTCAAAAAGAAAGGTGAAACCCTTGAAATCGAGGTGGACGGCGAAACCGTGGCCCAGGTGGAAGCATTTTTTGTCCCGGAGTCCGACACCCTATTTAGTGCGGACGGATCATTCACGCCCACCGACCATATGGCAGTGTCCGGGGATGTCACGGAGGTGTCCGGGGATGACAGTCAGGTGGTCTGGCAGGCGGACGACGGCGATGGAAATGCGCTGGCATGGACCGGGGGTCTTCTTGCCCTGGCAGGCATTGGCGGTGCCGTTGCAGCAGCAGGCGGAGGCGGATCTTCCTCCGGCGAATCTGAAACCCCTTCCCAGACAACCTACAAACTGATTGTCTCTGCGGCAGCCGGACCGTTCACCTCTGACGTGCGGGTGGAGGTGTATGACAAGGACGGCAATCTTCTGGAAGCCTCCGCTCACAACTTCGGGGCGGACAGCCTCAAGGTGACTCTGACCACCGGCTACACAGGACCGATTTTTGTCAAGGTCATCGATGCCAATGACACAGACGGCGCAACCCCTGATTTCCGCAACGAGACAGGGGAGGCCGTGGACCTTTCCTTTGATCTCCGTGCCATGGCCATGGCCGACGGCACAGGGGACGTTTATGTGACCGTTTCTCCCTTGACGGAACTGGCCGTCCGCGCCGCCGACGTGGATGAAACCTCTTTCACTGAAGCCAGCCTGGCGTACAACCAATATGTGGCAGAAGCATTCGGAGTCGATGACATTGTCGGCACCTCGCCGGTCACCACTATTAAATCAGACGGGACGTCAAACCCCGATTTCAACGGATCAGACGGCTTGAGCTCCGGTGAGCAGTATGGAAAGGTCCTGGCCCAGCTCTCAGGGGCAGATGATATAGATCAGGCTTTAACCACCCTTTCCGAGTCTCTTGTTGTGGACGAAGAACAGGGGGCTGGTTTTACACAGGACGGCCAAATCCTGATAGAGGAGTCTGCTGCTGAATACGAAGAAAAGCGGGACGCATATCAAGAAAGCCAGGGAGAGGATCTGCCTTCTTTTGAACCGGACAATACGCCGCCCACTGTTACCATCACAGACAATACTGATGGCACGGCCACAAGCGATGTGACCTATACCTTCACTTTCAACGAGGCAGTTACCGGGTTTACGGCGGATGACATAGACGTGACCGGCGGCAGCAAAGGCACCTTTACAGCGGTTTCCGGTACGGTTTACACTCTGGTTGTGGCACCCGATGCCGACAGCACCACAAACATTACCGTGGATGTGGCTGCCGATGTCGCCACCGATGCGGCGGGAAATTACAACTCCGCCGCCGACCAATCCTCTCAAGCCGTGGATACCATAGCCCCTACGGTTACCATCACCGACGATACCACGGGTACGGCCACAGGCGATGTCATCTTTACCTTTACCTTTAGCGAAGCCGTGACCGGATTTGCGAGCGATGATGTTGACGTCACCGGAGGGACAAAAGGCACCTTCACCGCTATCTCCGATACGGTCTACACCCTGGTGGTGACACCCAATGATGACAGCACCACGGACATCACTGTGGACGTATCCACGGATGTGGCAACGGATGCGGCGGGCAACAGCAATACCCCCGCCACCCAGTCCGTGCAGGCCGTGGATACCACAGTTCCGGATACCACGGCCCCCACCGTGGCCATCACGGATGATACCGCGGGCACGGCCACAGGCGATGTGACCTACACCTTTACATTCAGCGAAGCCGTGACAGGCTTTACGGCTGATGATGTAGACGTGACCGGCGGCAGTAAAGGCGCCTTTACGGCGGTTTCCGATTCGGTTTATACCCTGGTTGTGGCACCTGATGCGGGCAGCACCACAGATATAACCGTGGACGTGGCCGCCGACGTCGCCGTTGATGGGGCCGGCAACAGCAATACCGCGGCCACCCAGTCTGTGCAGGCGGTAGATACCCAAGCCCCCACCGTGGCTATCACGGATGATACCCCAGGTACGGCCACAGGCGATGTGACCTATACCTTTACCTTCAGCCAAGCCGTGACAGGCTTTACAGTGGATGATGTAGGCGTGACCGGCGGCAGCAAAGGCACCTTTACCGCCGTTTCCGGTACGGTTTATACCCTGGTTGTGGCACCCGATGCGGGCAGCACCACTGATATAACCGTGGACGTGGCCGCCGACGTCGCCGTTGATGGGGCCGGCAACAGCAATACCGCGGCCACCCAGTCTGTGCAGGCGGTGGACACCACAGTTCCGGATACCACGGCCCCCACCGTGTCCATCACGGATGATACCCCAGGCACGGCCACAGGCGATGTGACCTATACCTTTACCTTCAGTGAGCCGGTAACCGGATTTACAGCGGATGATGTAGACGTGACCGGCGGCAGCAAAGGCGCCTTTACGGCAGTTTCCGGTACGGTTTATACTCTGGTTGTGGCACCCGATGCAGGCAGCACCACTGATATAACCGTAGACGTGGCCGCCGACGTCGCCGTTGATGGGGCCGGCAACAGCAATACCGCGGCCACCCAGTCTGTGCAGGCGGTGGATACCCAGGCCCCGACAGTGGCGATCACGGATAATACCGCGGGCACGGCCACAGGCGATGTGACCTACACCTTTACCTTCAGCGAAGCCGTGACAGGCTTTACAGCGGATGATGTAGACGTGACCGGCGGCAGCAAAGGCGCCTTTACGGCAGTTTCCGGTACGGTTTATACCCTGGTTGTGGCACCCGATGCGGGCAGCACCACTGATATAACCGTGGACGTTGCCGCCGACGTCGCCGTTGATGCGGCCGGCAACAGCAATACCGCGGCCACCCAGTCTGTGCAGGCGGTAGATACCCAGGCCCCGACAGTGGCCATCACGGATAATACCTCGGGCACGGCCACAGGCGATGTGACTTATACCTTTACCTTCAGCGAAGCCGTGACAGGCTTTACAGCGGATGATGTAGACGTGACCGGCGGCAGCAAAGGCGCCTTTACGGCAGTTTCCGGTACGGTTTATACCCTGGTTGTGGCACCCGATGCGGGCAGCACAACGGATATAACCGTGGACGTAGCCGCCGACGTAGCCGTTGATGCGGCCGGCAACAGCAATACCGCAGCCACCCAGTCTGTGCAGGCGGTGGATACCCAGGCCCCGACAGTGGCCATCACGGATGATACCTCGGGCACGGCCACAGGCGATGTGACCTACACCTTTACCTTCAGCGAAGCCGTGACAGGCTTTACAGCGGATGATGTAGACGTGACCGGCGGCAGCAAAGGCGCCTTTACGGCAGTTTCCGGTACGGTTTATACCCTGGTTGTGGCACCCGATGCGGGCAGCACCACTGATATAACCGTAGACGTTGCCGCCGACGTCGCCGTTGATGGGGCCGGCAACAGCAATACCGCGGCCACCCAGTCTGTGCAGGCGGTAGATACCCAGGCCCCGACAGTGGCCATCACGGATAATACCTCGGGCACGGCCACAGGCGATGTGACCTACACCTTTACCTTCAGCGAAGCCGTGACAGGCTTTACGGCTGATGATGTAGACGTGACCGGCGGCAGCAAAGGCGCCTTTACGGCAGTTTCCGGTACGGTTTATACTCTGGTTGTGGCACCCGATGCGGGCAGCACCACTGATATAACCGTGGACGTTGCCGCCGACGTTGCCGTTGATGGAGCCGGCAATAGCAATACCGCGGCCACCCAGTCTGTGCAGGCGGTGGATACCCAGGTCCCCACCGTGGCCATCACGGATAATACCTCGGGCACGGCCACAGGCGATGTGACTTATACCTTTACCTTCAGCGAAGCCGTGACAGGCTTTACAGCGGATGATGTAGACGTGACCGGCGGCAGCAAAGGCGCCTTTACGGCAGTTTCCGGTACGGTTTATACCCTGGTTGTGGCACCCGATGCGGGCAGCACCACTGATATAACCGTGGACGTTGCCGCCGACGTTGCCGTTGATGGAGCCGGCAATAGCAATACCGCGGCCACCCAGTCTGTGCAGGCGGTGGATACCCAGGTCCCCACCGTGGCCATCACGGATAATACCTCGGGCACGGCCACAGGCGATGTGACTTATACCTTTACCTTCAGCGAAGCCGTGACAGGCTTTACAGCGGATGATGTAGACGTGACCGGCGGCAGCAAAGGCGCCTTTACGGCAGTTTCCGGTACGGTTTATACTCTGGTTGTGGCACCCGATGCGGGCAGCACCACTGATATAACCGTGGACGTAGCCGCCGACGTCGCCGTTGATGCGGCCGGCAACAACAATACCGCAGCCACCCAGTCTGTGCAGGCGGTGGATACCCAGGTCCCCACCGTGGCCATCACGGATGATACCTCGGGCACGGCCACAGGCGATGTGACTTATACCTTTACCTTCAGCGAAGCCGTGACAGGCTTTACAGCGGATGATGTAGACGTGACCGGCGGCAGCAAAGGCGCCTTTACGGCAGTTTCCGGTACGGTTTATACCCTGGTTGTGGCACCCGATGCGGGCAGCACCACTGATATAACCGTGGACGTGGCCGCTGACGTCGCCGTTGATGCGGCCGGCAACAGCAATACCGCAGCCACCCAGTCTGTGCAGGCGGTGGATACCCAGGCCCCGACAGTGGCCATCACGGATGATACCCCAGGCACGGCCACAGGCGATGTGACTTATACCTTTACCTTCAGCGAAGCCGTGACAGGCTTTACAGCGGATGATGTAGACGTGACCGGCGGCAGCAAAGGCGCCTTTACGGCGGTTTCCGATTCGGTTTATACCCTGGTTGTGGCACCCGATGCGGGCAGCACAACGGATATAACCGTGGACGTTGCCGCCGACGTCGCCGTTGATGCGGCCGGCAACAGCAATACCGCGGCCACCCAGTCTGTGCAGGCGGTAGATACCCAGGTCCCCACCGTGGCCATCACGGATGATACCCCAGGCACGGCCACAGGCGATGTGACTTACACCTTTACCTTCAGCGAAGCCGTGACAGGCTTTACAGCGGATGATGTAGACGTGACCGGCGGCAGCAAAGATGCCTTTACGGCGGTTTCCGATTCGGTTTATACCCTGGTTGTGGCACCCGATGCGGGCAGTACCACTGATATAACCGTGGACGTGGCCGCCGACGTCGTCGTTGATGGGGCCGGAAACAGCAATACCGCGGCCACCCAGTCTGTGCAGGCGGTGGATACCCAGGCCCCGACAGTGGCTATCACGGATGATACCCCAGGTACGGCCACAGGCGATGTGACCTATACCTTTACCTTCAGCGAATCCGTGACAGGCTTTACGACTGATGATGTAGACGTAACCGGCGGCAGCAAAGGCGCCTTTACGGCGGTTTCCGATTCGGTTTATACCCTGGTTGTGGCACCCGATGCGAGCAGCACCACTGATATAACCGTGGACGTGGCCGCCGACGTCGCCGTTGATGGGGCCGGCAACAGCAATACCGCGGCCACCCAGTCCGTGCAGGCGGTGGATACTACGACTACGGCGTTCACCGGAAACTACGCGGTTGTGACGTCCGCCGGTATTTTTGCCGATGAAAATAATGACCATGTCAAGGATGGGGATGAAACCAATGAATTGACGGGTACGGAACTTTCCACCTGGCTTAGCGACGGTGACCGCACCATTGTATTCAATGATGCACCCGATATCCCTATAAACCTCTCAGGATTCACCTCCGGGGATAAGATTGGATTAACCGTTGACTTTTACGATGCTGTGTTTGAGACAACAAACGTTAGTCCCAACTCTTTTCGACATATTACAACGAACGACAGCAACACTTTTTATTGGAGCACTAGCATTTATTTCATGGGTGTCGGTATTTCTAAAGAGACAACAAAGCTCTACTACGGCTATGGGGCGACGCTGACGCTCGAAAACTATCAGTCGGGAACCCTTGCATACGGACTCACTACCTACGGATGGATTTCGTCTAGTGCCGTTCAGCTTGTGTGA
- a CDS encoding HlyD family efflux transporter periplasmic adaptor subunit, with translation MNRQFISTPPISMIRRPRYSMVLWGLILGFTAAVVWACYFQVDQTIRGVGTVIASSRVQVIQAVDGGVLKDLNVKEGDRVAKGEILALFDQTRFAASVEELDARLAALHAQASRLRAEITGAGTIQFPKHVARFPELISVQKALFKQRCQGFHADMENLGTTVRLTREESELINDLARTGDASRSEVIRAEQQLNNARGDLINRKNKYYQDIQLELSEVEDHIGQNEQIRTQRAQQLRDSIIRAPVPGIVKNVRITTLGGVLRPGEELMQIVPVDDQLIVEAKIRPADIADICPGLSASLRFDAFDSTIFGSVEGTVKYVSADTLKEVSAYGEQTYYRVHLATPENPVPTRTGKTIDILQGMTAQVDIRTGRRTVLDILLKPLRKTLAESFREK, from the coding sequence ATGAACAGACAATTCATTTCCACACCCCCCATTTCCATGATCCGCCGGCCCCGCTATTCCATGGTCCTGTGGGGGCTGATCCTCGGATTTACCGCAGCGGTTGTCTGGGCCTGTTATTTCCAGGTGGACCAGACCATCCGGGGCGTGGGAACGGTCATCGCCAGCAGCCGGGTCCAGGTGATCCAGGCCGTGGACGGCGGTGTGCTTAAGGATCTGAACGTCAAGGAGGGAGACCGGGTGGCCAAGGGCGAAATCCTGGCCCTGTTTGACCAGACCCGGTTCGCCGCCAGCGTAGAAGAGCTGGACGCCCGGCTGGCGGCCCTTCATGCCCAAGCATCCCGTCTCCGGGCGGAAATCACCGGCGCCGGAACCATTCAATTCCCAAAACATGTGGCCAGGTTCCCTGAACTGATTTCCGTGCAAAAGGCCCTTTTCAAACAGCGTTGCCAGGGGTTTCATGCGGACATGGAAAACCTGGGAACCACGGTTCGCCTGACCCGTGAGGAAAGTGAACTGATCAACGACCTGGCCCGCACCGGGGATGCCAGCCGTTCGGAAGTCATCCGGGCTGAACAGCAGCTCAACAATGCCCGGGGAGATCTGATCAACCGGAAAAACAAATATTACCAGGACATTCAACTGGAACTGTCCGAAGTGGAAGACCACATCGGCCAGAATGAGCAGATACGGACCCAGCGGGCCCAGCAGTTGCGGGACAGCATCATACGGGCCCCGGTTCCCGGCATTGTCAAGAATGTCCGCATTACTACCCTGGGCGGGGTTCTGCGGCCCGGCGAAGAATTGATGCAAATCGTTCCCGTGGATGACCAATTGATCGTGGAGGCCAAAATCCGGCCGGCCGATATTGCGGATATCTGTCCCGGCCTGTCTGCCAGCCTCCGGTTTGACGCATTTGATTCCACCATTTTCGGTTCAGTGGAAGGCACGGTGAAATACGTGAGCGCCGATACCCTGAAGGAAGTATCCGCTTATGGAGAACAGACCTACTACCGGGTCCACCTGGCAACGCCGGAAAACCCGGTTCCCACCCGGACCGGCAAGACCATTGACATATTACAGGGCATGACAGCCCAGGTGGATATCCGTACAGGAAGACGAACCGTTCTGGATATCCTGCTGAAACCGCTGCGAAAAACCCTTGCGGAATCTTTCCGGGAAAAATGA
- a CDS encoding ATP-binding cassette domain-containing protein produces MIEQSGVVSAEQEQAPLVLTVPITPLVLGRLMKKNGLSVSPGALANSCDTFQPKGARIRPVERLTGILNGLEHRQLRACQLQWDRMDRRQLPALVFHNGQWAYVEPATEDTVSLTPPAGPDYHLDPDALAQSPVLWFRGPGKTARSDGGGKGRATSLLMQELWKDKRWFFEVAAATVVINILAVASSLFAMQVYDRVVPTFAYATLTALVAVMAIIVCLDWALKFIRARITDSLAHQTDISISRQLFDHIMNLRLDTRPNSLGVLTSHMKGLEQTRNFFSSSIIFFMTDLPFCFFFLGVIYIIGGRVAFVYAFLLPIALVLGGLAQWRLRRLARREVQKSQERHGLLLESIQGTETIKATGSTWKFSDHWQQLTHTMAGYGFKNKSITTTTVVSTGSLATIGYVGALVVGVTQVELGELTTGGMIACAILGGRIIAPVAQSVRFMVQWEHVREGLEMVNRLLAIETDRRQDQETLFPDYLPDRVDLEGVRFFYPNSPIVSIDIPTLSFKAGDRALILGPNGCGKSTFLKILAGLFKPSEGQVRLGRIDICKLDMQVINHRVGYLPQDVHLFKGTLKTNMALSGGVPDALVVEVAQLLGIDRVAAENPRSMDLEIFEGGSGLSGGQKQLVALSRIFMARPRVWLLDEPSAFLDLESENQVMKALRQWVRPTDIVIIATHRPRLSNMANRVLVMRRGRIVADGKPDEVIRIPGFRQQANLPVDRS; encoded by the coding sequence TTAAACGGCCTGGAACACCGGCAACTGCGGGCCTGCCAGCTCCAGTGGGACCGGATGGACCGCCGCCAGCTCCCGGCCCTGGTTTTCCACAACGGGCAATGGGCCTATGTGGAACCTGCCACGGAAGACACGGTCTCACTCACCCCGCCTGCGGGGCCGGATTATCACCTGGACCCGGATGCCCTGGCCCAGTCCCCGGTGCTCTGGTTTCGCGGCCCCGGGAAAACCGCCAGGAGCGACGGCGGGGGAAAAGGTCGTGCCACAAGCCTTCTGATGCAGGAACTCTGGAAGGACAAACGCTGGTTCTTCGAGGTGGCTGCCGCCACTGTCGTCATCAATATCCTGGCCGTGGCATCCTCCCTGTTCGCCATGCAGGTCTATGACCGGGTGGTGCCCACCTTTGCCTATGCCACCCTCACGGCCCTGGTGGCGGTCATGGCCATCATTGTCTGCCTGGACTGGGCCCTGAAATTTATCCGTGCCAGGATCACCGACTCCCTGGCCCACCAGACCGACATATCCATATCCCGGCAATTGTTCGACCATATCATGAACCTGCGCCTGGATACCCGGCCCAACAGCCTGGGTGTCCTAACCTCCCATATGAAAGGGCTGGAGCAGACCAGGAATTTTTTTTCATCTTCTATTATTTTTTTCATGACAGACCTGCCCTTTTGTTTTTTCTTTTTGGGGGTGATTTATATCATCGGCGGCAGGGTTGCCTTTGTCTATGCTTTTCTGCTGCCCATCGCTCTTGTCCTGGGGGGGCTGGCCCAGTGGCGGCTGAGGCGGCTGGCCCGCAGGGAGGTGCAAAAAAGCCAGGAGCGGCACGGGCTTTTGCTGGAAAGCATCCAGGGCACCGAGACTATCAAGGCCACGGGCAGCACCTGGAAATTTTCCGACCATTGGCAGCAGCTCACCCACACCATGGCCGGCTATGGGTTCAAAAACAAAAGCATCACCACAACCACAGTGGTCAGCACCGGCAGCCTGGCCACCATCGGGTATGTGGGGGCCCTTGTGGTCGGGGTCACCCAGGTGGAGCTGGGGGAACTTACCACCGGCGGCATGATTGCCTGCGCCATCCTCGGGGGACGGATCATCGCACCCGTGGCCCAGAGCGTCCGGTTCATGGTGCAGTGGGAGCATGTGCGGGAGGGGCTGGAAATGGTGAACCGGCTCCTGGCCATAGAAACGGACCGCCGCCAGGACCAGGAAACCCTGTTCCCGGACTATCTGCCGGACCGGGTGGATCTGGAAGGGGTAAGGTTTTTCTATCCCAACTCCCCTATTGTCAGCATTGATATTCCCACCCTGTCTTTCAAGGCCGGCGACAGGGCCCTGATCCTGGGGCCCAACGGCTGCGGCAAATCCACTTTCCTGAAAATTCTGGCCGGGCTTTTCAAACCCTCCGAGGGCCAGGTCCGGCTCGGCCGCATCGACATCTGTAAGCTGGACATGCAGGTGATCAACCATCGGGTGGGGTACCTGCCCCAGGATGTCCACCTGTTCAAGGGCACCCTGAAAACCAACATGGCCTTAAGCGGCGGGGTGCCGGATGCCCTGGTCGTGGAAGTGGCGCAACTGCTGGGGATCGACCGGGTGGCGGCTGAAAACCCCAGGAGCATGGATTTGGAAATTTTTGAAGGGGGCAGCGGACTTTCCGGGGGCCAGAAACAGCTTGTGGCCCTGTCCCGGATTTTCATGGCCCGGCCCCGGGTATGGCTTCTGGACGAACCCAGTGCGTTCCTGGACCTGGAATCGGAAAACCAAGTGATGAAAGCCCTGAGACAATGGGTCCGGCCCACGGATATCGTCATTATCGCCACCCACAGGCCCCGGCTTTCCAACATGGCCAACCGGGTCCTGGTCATGCGGCGGGGGCGCATCGTGGCCGACGGCAAGCCGGATGAGGTCATCCGTATCCCAGGATTCCGGCAGCAGGCAAACCTTCCCGTGGACAGGAGCTAA
- a CDS encoding IS1595 family transposase codes for MVAGHKGNPEAVARKGREGRRNRLRGARGRGTLEKEKPPVFGMIQRCGLVVIQMLANVRRVTIEPLVKSTVLPGTLIYTDEYAIYNRLTEWGYKHKSVNHGAGEYARDEDGDGFHEVHVNTMEGFWSLLRGWLRPHRGISQEKLPFYLGFFEFVHNVGKRGKALLHSLVELLVK; via the coding sequence ATTGTAGCAGGGCATAAAGGCAATCCCGAAGCAGTAGCCCGAAAAGGCAGGGAAGGCCGTCGAAATCGTTTACGAGGTGCTCGTGGGCGGGGTACATTGGAAAAAGAGAAACCACCTGTATTCGGTATGATTCAGCGATGCGGTCTGGTAGTGATTCAAATGCTTGCTAATGTTCGCAGGGTAACTATTGAGCCCTTGGTAAAGTCGACCGTTTTGCCGGGGACTTTGATTTACACTGATGAATATGCGATCTACAATCGATTAACCGAGTGGGGGTACAAGCATAAGAGCGTGAATCACGGGGCTGGAGAATACGCCAGAGACGAGGATGGCGATGGTTTCCATGAAGTCCATGTCAATACCATGGAAGGCTTCTGGTCCTTGCTACGTGGTTGGTTGCGTCCTCATCGAGGCATCTCACAAGAGAAGCTCCCGTTCTATCTCGGTTTTTTCGAGTTCGTTCATAACGTCGGCAAACGGGGAAAGGCCCTGCTCCATTCGCTTGTCGAACTTTTGGTCAAATAA
- a CDS encoding transposase, translated as MQVNIKTLIDDTQCYNTVRELRWPEGRQCPYCDSKRIIKRGFDEKEPARQRYECKNCGKRFDDLTGTIFAGHHQPLKVWILCLYFMGLNLSNKQIAKELDLDRTDVQRMTTQLREGVIKKSLK; from the coding sequence ATGCAAGTAAACATAAAGACTCTGATTGATGATACGCAATGTTACAACACTGTTCGGGAGTTGCGCTGGCCGGAAGGACGTCAATGTCCGTATTGTGATTCCAAACGAATAATCAAAAGGGGTTTTGATGAAAAAGAACCTGCCAGACAACGTTATGAATGTAAAAATTGCGGCAAACGGTTTGATGACCTTACAGGCACCATCTTCGCTGGACATCACCAACCCCTCAAGGTATGGATATTGTGTCTGTATTTCATGGGGTTGAACTTGTCCAACAAGCAAATTGCCAAAGAACTGGACCTGGACCGCACTGATGTTCAAAGGATGACCACCCAACTTCGTGAAGGCGTGATAAAAAAAAGCCTCAAGTAA